In the Lepus europaeus isolate LE1 chromosome 18, mLepTim1.pri, whole genome shotgun sequence genome, one interval contains:
- the SPEM3 gene encoding uncharacterized protein SPEM3, which yields MGERAHHGAQVCSGTNPRKCQDLGDSILLILGSFILLNVGINVVTLLWKHLKSSLRILFHHFFPKDPKTLCSRISSRFHRRPSFLLGHNEHPDSWTPDTNEEKVSRFWMPPPCGHAGAPEVPWAQWKEGMTGAGEAPQASALKAQASSLSRPVSSSLFLKMSKVDMVPLRLPQESKTKAHAPTQSHSHFTTNTPSHTQTHSLAHIPEQTHSQTQGLEHTAASTPAEAPPLPPTPPPPPDPGHNTAAPIPAQAPASDQSPNRSHSQAHSPAHTSVQSSFRAPAKTLAHSQGHNPAHTSAQAWTDSQAPGPEHTSAQAPEGTTAHSQQVHTYSHTPLAAPASASALPPKLAPATMPIPTPPQPVPVPICGPASAPSLVVALTTTSVPPPIPATAHTPVLSPVPSALPAFNHGLSTGHVVYDARRVKQNIFHMCTPQNSGCPRKDLSIFSRSQDGQGLVSPGVSEQTLKPRSGDCAKPPSAPILGYLELGNMEWKVSDDAKDKFSQPKKFSYCSFQPCNSERKSSQAPVYPKFLVYSQDAASSKPCFHSPTATQNSLSALPPPCTLSLPLVPPRTYVVATNHQKPSTLIQTHTLFSASKLPQSIPPCQFPIPPLFSTTSQPLVQPQQPELHESLGLIQDSGLQMTSSPSQDTRLPKNPGAVQYPGPQNNAGPTQDAGVFRNPCLTQPSGLHKNQPFTQTSELQSAGFVQDASLYRNHELNRDVIVCKSQDLSQATDLQKIPDTSQVSGGYQNTGNVQNPEVYRSLGLTQESGPQKSPYLAQDPEVNHSSGLPQESSLKSPGLVQTSGLQKGPDSGDYKNPGVTQDPGVRRDPGLSEDSGLRKNPGLTQVTEVDRRFNLAQDAGIYRSPEHSQDPNLHKYPGINQEPGPQKAPALTQDPVISQIPDFTQNAGLHNDLSLNSDPCLHKNPRVALGTESVQVLDAHQTPKPTLPTRKSLRPEKAPQENAEQHISWTSVPINQTPCPSKAQLVSTDMQTFSEVPVLIELQPSSRRVGSQDWVYRPVDTVPSACQNYRQMSMPPKINWKSHCPGPGPRAGHVVFDARQRQLAVGRDKCEALSPRRLRQEAPSNSGETIREWGYQNVMRTLDKEGFKVHQE from the exons ATGGGTGAGCGAGCCCACCACGGAGCCCAAGTGTGTTCTGGCACCAACCCCAGAAAATGCCAGGACTTAGGAGACTCAATTCTTCTGATTCTCGGCAGCTTCATCTTGCTCAACGTGGGGATCAATGTGGTGACTCTG CTCTGGAAGCATCTGAAGAGCTCCTTGCGGATtcttttccatcatttttttcccaaag ATCCCAAGACCCTGTGCTCGAGAATCTCCTCCCGCTTTCACCGGCGCCCGAGCTTCCTGCTGGGGCACAACGAACACCCTGACTCCTGGACGCCAGACACGAATGAGGAGAAGGTTTCCAGGTTCTGGATGCCGCCTCCCTGTGGACATGCTGGGGCTCCAGAGGTTCCATGGGCACAGTGGAAGGAGGGGATGACGGGAGCTGGGGAGGCCCCCCAGGCCTCAGCCTTGAAGGCCCAAGCCTCCTCGCTCTCCAGGCCAGTATCATCTTCCCTGTTCCTGAAGATGAGCAAAGTGGACATGGTTCCGCTCCGCTTGCCTCAAGAGAGCAAGACGAAGGCCCATGCGCCAACCCAGTCCCATTCCCATTTCACAACGAACACCCCCAGCCATACTCAGACTCACTCTCTAGCCCACATTCCTGAGCAAACCCACTCCCAGACCCAGGGCCTTGAGCACACTGCGGCCTCCACCCCTGCCgaagccccacccctgcccccgacCCCTccgccacccccc GACCCAGGCCACAACACTGCAGCCCCtatcccagcccaggccccagcctcggACCAGAGTCCTAATCGTAGCCACTCCCAGGCCCACAGCCCCGCGCACACCTCAGTCCAGTCCTCCTTCAGGGCCCCTGCAAAAACCTTGGCTCACTCTCAGGGCCACAACCCAGCCCACACCTCAGCCCAGGCGTGGACTgactcccaggctcctggccctgagcaCACATCAGCCCAGGCCCCAGAAGGCACCACAGCCCATTCTCAACAAGTCCACACTTACAGCCACACCCCACTCGCTGCCCCAGCCTCGGCTTCAGCCCTTCCCCCAAAGCTTGCCCCAGCCACGATGCCCATCCCCACTCCTCCACAACCAGTCCCCGTCCCCATctgtggcccagcctctgctccgtCACTGGTCGTGGCCCTGACTACCACTTCAGTGCCTCCTCCTATCCCTGCCACCGCCCACACTCCTGTTCTGAGTCCTGTtccctctgccctgcctgccttcAACCACGGCCTCTCGACTGGCCACGTGGTCTATGATGCCCGCAGAGTGAAGCAGAACATCTTCCATATGTGCACCCCCCAGAACTCTGGGTGTCCCAGAAAGGACTTGAGTATCTTCTCCAGGTCCCAAGATGGGCAGGGCCTGGTGAGTCCGGGGGTATCCGAGCAAACATTAAAGCCACGCAGTGGGGATTGTGCCAAGCCTCCTTCAGCACCCATCCTGGGCTACCTGGAGTTGGGGAATATGGAATGGAAGGTCTCAGACGATGCCAAAGACAAGTTCTCCCAGCCCAAGAAATTCTCTTACTGCAGCTTCCAACCTTGCAATTCGGAGAGGAAGAGCTCCCAGGCTCCAGTCTACCCCAAGTTCCTGGTCTACTCTCAGGATGCTGCATCCTCTAAACCTTGCTTCCACTCTCCAACTGCTACACAGAACTCACTGTCTGCCCTTCCTCCGCCCTGCACGCTCTCCTTGCCGCTCGTTCCTCCCAGAACCTACGTGGTCGCAACCAACCATCAGAAGCCCTCCACCTTAATTCAAACCCACACCCTTTTCTCGGCCTCCAAGCTGCCTCAGTCTATCCCACCTTGCCAATTCCCCATCCCTCCTCTGTTCTCCACCACTTCCCAACCCCTCGTCCAACCCCAACAACCCGAGCTTCATGAGAGTCTCGGCCTCATCCAAGACTCTGGCCTCCAAATGACCTCAAGCCCTTCCCAAGACACGAGACTGCCTAAGAATCCAGGAGCTGTCCAATATCCTGGCCCCCAGAACAACGCAGGTCCTACTCAAGATGCCGGTGTCTTTAGGAACCCGTGTCTCACCCAGCCCTCTGGCCTCCATAAGAATCAACCATTTACCCAAACTTCTGAGCTTCAGAGTGCAGGCTTTGTGCAAGACGCCAGCCTCTATAGGAATCATGAACTAAACCGAGACGTGATAGTCTGCAAAAGTCAAGATCTCTCCCAAGCAACTGACCTCCAGAAGATCCCAGACACTTCTCAAGTTTCTGGAGGTTATCAGAATACAGGCAACGTCCAAAATCCAGAAGTCTACAGGAGCTTGGGCCTCACTCAAGAGTCTGGACCACAGAAGAGTCCATATCTTGCCCAAGACCCTGAAGTCAACCACTCCTCGGGCCTTCCCCAGGAATCTAGTCTCAAGAGTCCAGGCCTCGTCCAAACCTCTGGCCTCCAGAAGGGCCCAGACTCGGGAGACTATAAGAATCCAGGTGTTACCCAAGATCCTGGAGTCCGAAGGGACCCAGGCCTTTCGGAAGACTCAGGACTCCGTAAGAATCCGGGTCTTACACAAGTCACTGAAGTTGACAGAAGATTTAACCTTGCCCAAGATGCCGGAATttacaggagcccagaacacagcCAAGACCCTAACCTCCACAAGTACCCAGGAATTAATCAAGAGCCTGGCCCCCAGAAGGCCCCAGCCCTTACCCAAGACCCTGTAATCTCCCAGATTCCAGACTTTACCCAAAATGCTGGCCTCCACAACGATTTGAGCCTTAACTCAGATCCTTGCCTCCACAAGAACCCAAGAGTTGCTCTAGGTACCGAGTCCGTCCAAGTCTTGGATGCACATCAGACCCCAAAGCCAACACTCCCAACGAGGAAGTCACTGAGACCTGAGAAGGCTCCCCAGGAGAATGCAGAGCAACACATATCCTGGACTTCTGTTCCCATCAACCAAACCCCTTGTCCTTCCAAAGCCCAGCTGGTCTCTACTGACATGCAAACCTTCTCAGAAGTGCCCGTACTAATTGAACTTCAGCCATCCTCCCGGCGGGTAGGCAGCCAAGACTGGGTATACCGCCCTGTGGACACAGTTCCTTCAGCCTGCCAGAACTACCGCCAGATGTCTATGCCTCCCAAAATCAACTGGAAGTCCCACTGCCCGGGACCAGGTCCCCGGGCAGGGCATGTGGTCTTTGATGCCCGCCAGAGACAGTTAGCAGTGGGCAGGGACAAGTGTGAAGCTCTGTCTCCCAGGCGCCTTCGCCAAGAGGCACCCAGCAACTCAGGGGAGACCATCAGGGAGTGGGGATATCAGAATGTGATGAGGACCTTAGACAAAGAGGGGTTCAAAGTGCATCAAGAATAA
- the TMEM102 gene encoding transmembrane protein 102 produces MASTVWASAPWWGPPPPAPARPLTDIDFCSGAQLQELTQLIQELGVQESWSNGPKPGADLLRARDFVFSLLGLIHRRDPRFPPQVELLLLRGGIREGSLDLGHAPLGPYARGPHYDAGFTLLVPVFSLDGTGQELQVDLESSSAWLRLPELVCGTSVREAWHDCLGPPVPGGRDSIHQTEDKGSPTDWQSPVYQPQGYLTEPEAHVSLGNSPSDVLGPESPQPDVTDTGSPAPLKNLSSDVTEATVESGVPKPLEAQEAWPTLCPTQVAAWFFATLAAVAESLIPVPGAPRLVHAARHAGFTTVLLATPGPPRRLLLFDLIPVVSVAGWPSGARSHSWAGPLGCESASFYLVPGGGTERRGASEWQLCFARQELALKARVPAPLLQAHAAAQALLRPLVAGTRAAAPYLLRTLLYWACERLPALYLARPENAGACCLGLLDELGRALEAGKLPHYFLSRRQLSAGDGSPALLGALVQLRGDPVQALRAAVEEAKVARKGGGLAGVGGGAH; encoded by the exons ATGGCCTCCACGGTCTGGGCAAGTGCCCCCTGGTGGggcccgccgccccccgccccagcccggccGCTCACGGACATAGACTTTTGCTCTGGGGCGCAGCTGCAGGAGCTGACCCAGCTGATCCAGGAGCTAGGTGTGCAGGAGAGCTGGAGTAACGGGCCCAAGCCGGGAGCCGACCTCCTCCGGGCCAGGGATTTTGTCTTCTCTTTGCTTG GTCTCATTCATCGCAGAGACCCCCGCTTTCCTCCCCAGGTAGAGCTCCTGCTGCTACGTGGTGGAATTCGCGAGGGTTCCCTGGATCTAGGGCATGCACCCCTGGGGCCCTACGCCCGGGGGCCCCACTACGACGCTGGCTTCACACTCCTGGTGCCGGTGTTTTCGCTGGATGGCACCGGGCAGGAGCTGCAAGTGGACCTGGAATCCTCTTCCGCTTGGCTCCGCCTGCCAGAACTGGTGTGCGGGACCTCAGTCCGGGAGGCCTGGCACGATTGCCTGGGACCCCCAGTGCCAGGAGGGCGGGATTCTATCCACCAAACCGAGGACAAAGGAAGTCCCACGGACTGGCAAAGCCCGGTGTACCAGCCGCAAGGTTACCTCACTGAGCCAGAGGCACACGTGTCTTTGGGAAATTCACCAAGTGACGTCTTAGGGCCCGAGTCACCTCAGCCTGACGTCACCGATACTGGCTCTCCCGCACCATTGAAAAACCTAAGTAGTGACGTCACCGAGGCAACCGTCGAGAGCGGAGTCCCAAAGCCTTTGGAGGCTCAGGAGGCGTGGCCCACTCTGTGCCCCACACAGGTGGCCGCCTGGTTCTTTGCTACACTGGCCGCGGTCGCCGAGTCCCTAATCCCGGTGCCAGGAGCGCCACGCCTGGTGCACGCAGCTCGCCACGCCGGTTTCACCACGGTCCTCCTGGCTACGCCCGGGCCCCCGCGCCGCCTCCTGCTCTTCGACCTGATCCCCGTGGTGTCCGTGGCCGGCTGGCCCTCTGGAGCTCGGAGCCACTCGTGGGCCGGCCCACTGGGCTGCGAGTCGGCCTCCTTCTACCTAGTGCCGGGTGGCGGCACCGAGCGGCGGGGCGCCTCGGAATGGCAGCTCTGTTTCGCCCGCCAGGAGCTGGCGCTCAAAGCGCGCGTACCGGCGCCGCTGCTGCAGGCGCACGCGGCGGCCCAGGCGCTGCTGCGCCCGCTGGTGGCGGGGACTCGGGCCGCGGCGCCCTACCTCCTGCGGACGCTGCTGTACTGGGCGTGCGAGCGGCTGCCCGCGCTCTACCTGGCGCGGCCGGAAAATGCGGGCGCCTGCTGCCTCGGGCTGCTGGACGAGCTGGGCCGTGCGCTCGAGGCCGGAAAGCTGCCTCACTATTTTCTGAGCCGCCGACAGCTCAGTGCTGGGGACGGCTCCCCTGCGCTGCTGGGGGCATTGGTCCAGCTCCGTGGGGACCCTGTCCAGGCCCTGCGAGCGGCGGTGGAAGAAGCCAAGGTTGCCCGCAAGGGGGGCGGCTTGGCGGGCGTGGGGGGCGGGGCGCATTAA
- the FGF11 gene encoding fibroblast growth factor 11 codes for MAALASSLIRQKREVREPGGSRPVSAQRRVCPRGTKSLCQKQLLILLSKVRLCGGRPTRPDRGPEPQLKGIVTKLFCRQGFYLQANPDGSIQGTPEDTSSFTHFNLIPVGLRVVTIQSAKLGHYMAMNAEGLLYSSPHFTAECRFKECVFENYYVLYASALYRQRRSGRAWYLGLDKEGRVMKGNRVKKTKAAAHFVPKLLEVAMYREPSLHSVPETSPSSPPAP; via the exons ATGGCGGCGCTGGCCAGTAGCCTGATCAGGCAGAAGCGCGAGGTCCGTGAGCCCGGGGGCAGCCGGCCGGTGTCGGCGCAGCGGCGCGTGTGTCCCCGCGGCACCAAGTCCCTCTGCCAGAAGCAGCTCCTCATCCTGCTGTCCAAGGTGCGACTGTGCGGAGGGCGGCCCACGCGGCCGGACCGCGGCCCGG agccTCAGCTCAAAGGCATCGTCACCAAACTGTTCTGCCGCCAGGGTTTCTACCTCCAGGCGAATCCCGACGGAAGCATCCAGGGCACCCCAGAGGACACCAGCTCCTTCA cccacTTCAACCTGATCCCCGTGGGGCTCCGCGTGGTCACCATCCAGAGTGCCAAGCTGGGTCACTACATGGCCATGAATGCCGAGGGGCTGCTCTACAGCTCG CCGCATTTCACAGCCGAGTGTCGCTTTAAGGAGTGTGTCTTTGAGAACTACTACGTCCTGTATGCCTCTGCTCTCTACCGCCAGCGGCGTTCTGGCCGGGCCTGGTACCTAGGCCTGGACAAGGAGGGTCGGGTCATGAAGGGAAACCGAGTGAAGAAGACGAAGGCCGCTGCCCACTTTGTGCCCAAGCTCCTGGAGG TGGCCATGTACCGGGAGCCTTCTCTCCACAGTGTCCCCGAGACGTCCCCATCCAGTCCCCCTGCACCCTGA